In the Besnoitia besnoiti strain Bb-Ger1 chromosome IX, whole genome shotgun sequence genome, GCCGACTCTTTATAGCCCGCCCACGCAACGACCCAGCATGCGTCGCGGAACGTACGTGGCGAAACAAATgagctctctctgcgtccctgGTGTGGTAGTCACGCCCAAGATCGCCAAAGCGTCAGCCCCATCACACACAGAAACGTTGAGGTCACCACCTGAAGTCCACCCTCTGCTTAAGCGCTTTGCCTCACATGCCGAGAGGAGTACGGTCTCCTGGAAGGGGCAGCTGAGGAGGGGCTGCCCTCCGCCGTGGTATCATACGCCTCGATGTCTCGCCCTGTCGCTGCCGAAGGTCCTCCGTCTCGCGTTTCCTTGTTCACCACGTGATGCCTCAagcccgccgcaggcagcatGAGCCTCTGTCGCACTTGCAGCAAGAAAGCAGGGGAAGTTGCTCCTGGTTGATGCCAGGCCTTCGGCTGGTCATCCACTCCTCCTCGGTCAccagcccccgccgcgcatgATGAAGacctgcacacgcgcagcaggcgcagacgaatTCCGGTTGACAAGCCCTCATGGCCACTAGCCAAGGTTCAAGGTCGCTTGCTCAGCGCGTGCTTCTATACACAGGGTCGTGGAGGGGGGCAGCATAGTCTGCAGTTCGCGACCTGGGATAGACGCAACAAGCAGCATCAGGCTGACCTCGGGTTGACATACCAGGCTCGCTGTGCCCTGCACTGCCACATCtcccgcagcctcgcgacACGACACCATTTTGAACCCCTCCGTTATGCGCAGAACTCCACAGAACGGAAAGCCGCTGCGCGACCTTTCGGCTGCCTGTACAGTCACACGGGCGCCAGAGGGCTTCTCTGGTGTGGAGTGATTGAACTGGTCGGCAGTCGGCAGTGGCCTTGCCGATTAACAACAGCATgctttctgcgccgcgcgcatgctTGCTCGGTTAAACGATTGCATCTTACCCTCTCGCAGTCGCCATACTCTGCTTCGTACCGGTCCGACCGCGATGCTGACTAGGTTCCTTCTGGACTCttggccgctgctgcaggtcgccgtcgtctgcagcaCAGGGACGCGCTCAGTTGACAAGGGAGGTTTTGGCATGGAAACGatgcgaaggcgctgaaCAAATAGTTCTGGAACCCTCACAAAAGATTCGGAAAAGAGGGCCTGTAAGACACGCAGCTACACTTTAGCATATGACCCTGCTTCAAGCTTGAACGTGCAGAACATGCCCCCTCCCCTAAACGGGAGACCGTAGGCATTCCTGCAAAAGCACTCCTTCAAATGCTGGGTTTCatgtctctgcttccttgCAAGGTTGACACATGTCACCCGTACTGCCATGCCTTTGCAAGTCCTGTGCAGGACATGGCAATGGGTCCGCAGCCCGTTAACAGATACTGATTTTCGATGAGTGAGCCAGTGAAGAGCAAACAGGGAACGGGAAAGGAGTTCCGTTACAGTCCAAGTGTTGGCAACCGAACAATGTGCGGTTCTCCCCATAATCCCCCGAGCGGGAGATGACTGGCAAACACGCTTTCCTGAGTATTGTAGCACACCGGCTGGGCATGCCGGGATTCTGCCAGTAACGCCTACTTCCTTTCTTCAGCAGCAGGCTAGAGGCCTTGACAAGCAGGTCTtggagggaggggagagacATGTGTGCCTCATGCGCAGATGCAACGTGAATGCTGAGGCAAAATAATAAACGAAGGTTTCAGAGACTATGATACCTtgagcgcgccggcggaccCATGCGAGGCACGGGATCGTTTGCATCGTCTCGAGCTAGTGTTCAGCTCATGCTGTTGGGCGGCCGCCATTGACCCCCGAACAACTCATATCGCCATTCCACATATTGCCGACCGACACGCAATCGCTCGGCGGCTCCTGCTAATACATATGAGCCACTTTCAGTTGGGGCGTGTAACTGCCTGGTGTAGTTGAATCAAGAAGAAAGTAATAGTGAATGCGGGACAAACGGtactccgccgcctcctcatGCCATGCCAACCCTACGAGGCGTGTTGAGGACGCGTGACAAGTTGAAAGCGAGGAACTCACACGGGCTGCACAGAAATTTATACGCTGCAGCGTTGCCTCCGGTGTCGTTGTAGCTTCGACTGTGACACTGAGAGAAGGCCTCAAGGGATGAGCCACCCTTCGTGTCTCCATTGCGAGCGAGGCAGATAAGGTGTTCAAACGAGAAGCCAGTTCCGTCGCAATAACGCGCTTGACTCGTTGGCTGACCGCAGATTATGCGAGTTACAGATTCTTCCTTTTCACAGCGGCGATGGCGAACGTTGTTGTGTCTTCCCTTACGTGCTCCTTGGTGGCGAAGTGCCGCCGAAAAGTTGTATTCATTGGCAACTCTGAAGATGCCGCGGAGCCCACAGAGGAGCTTGTCACTCGCTTCCCCGCTTTTGGTATTCTGTACGAATCCGGTTTTCGCCAGAAGAGCTGCTGGTGCTGCGAGAGATGTATCACGCAGCCCTGTCTCGCAGaacgctctcttcttcgagaTAACGAAAAGCGACTGCGCAGTTCAGAGAGAAGTCGTGTCACTATTTGATTGGCAAGGGGGTCCTAGAGCCCGATTGAACGTAAATGCCTACCGGAAATGCTATCACCCTGCCATGTGATGTTAGTAGAGCTGCCGGCACCCACACGTGAACGTGCAGAAGGCCCCTTTGCTAcgagagcagcagcgaaggcTGAGACAAATCGTCGCTCCGCTAGACTGGTTGCGGCTGCCCCGTCACTGAGCCGCGCAGCATTTTCCCCTCTCTGGTTCCTGTCAGCATACTGCCTATGTGTAGCGGGTGAAAGCAGGAACTGATGGCAAGCCTCAGATAGGAGGTCAAAAGTTACAGCCTCTGGGACTGCCCATTTCCGTTTGCAAGCGACAGCACATTCTCGGTCACAGTAGACGGGAATTGTGACTCTCTGCCGCAGACCGGCAGCATGCACAGGTTTCGGTTACTGAGTGACACCTATCATTGAGGATGAGCGAGCTCGATGGAGGCAGGGAAGAACTCCATCGGGCCAAGCGGATGCGTGCTGATGTCACAGATGACGGAAAAACGCTGACACTTTCTTTATAAAGGCAAAAATACCAGCCGCTGTGCGAGGATACGGGCGGGCAGTtgcggggcggcgccccgGATGAGCATTTAAGCAGAGACCCAGGCCCCCTGTGAAAAAACGCCTTTTGCAAGTATAACCTGGTGCTTTCAAATCTAGCGGATACTAAAAAGGAGAGCAGACGCTGAAAAGGGAAAATGCGGGGGTTGCCTTGAGTGGATTTCTGCGTGAGGAGCCGACGAGTCTGTACTGAGGGCCCCATATCAGCCCCGACGAAAAAAGCCCCGCAGTTCCAGATGAGTACGGTGTGTTTTCTAAATCCCATTCCTTCCGTTTGGCTGCACACGGTTTTATTGTGCTCAGTTTCGTGGAGGGGCATGCATCCCTCACCGAGCAACTCCCAACAGAAATAAATACCAGACAGTGACCCCTAAAGAAACCGGTACTGTGTATGAGACCTGTTCCTGGCAGCATGGTGATCCTATTGCGTTGATGCTCAGTAACGACAGAAATTACACCTTGCGCGCCTCCCCGAGACTGAGTCGTCTCCGCGAATAGCGCATCTCTCACAGCTCGTGCCATTCCCGTCGCCACTTGCCTGCCTCACATCTCCTGGAAGCTGGAGGAAGTTGATGGCATATTTCCCTACGCGTGCTTCACCCCATTTAAAGCCAAAGCAAGACGACCTGCCAGACTAAATCCCTTTCACGCGAATTGCTTTTCTCAAGTTGAAGGACTACAGAAGTGCTCAACCTACGTAGTGCGACTCATTCAACAGGCGGGGAAGGTTACGTGAGCGTAGGATGGACGCCGAGGACGGGCGCCTCAGGTTTCTCTCCGTATAACGCTTGTGCGTCTCACGCTTTCTTTCCTCCTGCTTTTTCAAGCGTCACGTAGCCAGTCTTATTTCCCTGGCGCAGTGATACAGCTGCGATACCGCTGCACGTCGAAGACAAAGTGAACTCGTCAGCGTCCCGTCCGGGTGTGGTGCTTTTCGTGTGCCTCCTTTCAGCGCCAAGCATGTTCATCTCAGCATGTACCTGCCCACGAACTATGGCGGGAGCAGGAAAGGCGTTTCTGGGTTCGCAGGGACGCCTGCGCACACTACCTCCCCGAAGCGCCCTCGAGCGCCTGTTAATCGTAGTAACGGAAGGTAATCATCCATCTTGCCTTTGAAACTGGCATTCCGCAGCAGCCCCTGTCAGCATCCCCGGCGCCACGCAAGGCGACTGTGGATCAAGCCAGACCAGCAGGGGTGTCTTGTGAGGACCTCCTCTGCTTTACCGCCACTCATCCGCGGTTATGTGTTGGTTCTCCGTCGTGCAGCGACTCGGCAGGTCCAGTGTCATGTAACATAATGACAGATAAACGAGTGTATAGGGGATCTCTGGTTTCAAGGAACAATGGGAAACTTCCTCAGGTGAACTCCTCCACTTACCGAAGGCCACACATTCTCAATACTTACGAGAAAACTATCCCCTCGCCCCCCGTGGTATGCTACCAACCATATAGCCAACCGACCTGTGTGAACCGGAAAAATCACGGTCTTCCCAACATGCGGTCCAGATTGCAATTGCTGCCGACGGCAGCTTTACACTTGCAGAGAGAGGATCGATTAACGCCCCACTATCAATACCGTGCCGCATGTCCGAAACAGAATTCCTGAGTCTCCTATTCCCCTGTGCTCAGCCTCTGTTGTCCCGGCCTCCTGATGCGGATGCGGAAGCCAGGAGGatgaggcggcagctgcaaaAAGCAAAGGCAGCCACTGCTGATCCATTCAAACGAGACAGACTGTTGACACCGCTGCCCGTGTCGGGCCGGCAGCACATGCAGCTTCAGACGGAGGAGCATCTGATTGAGTTGACTGAACACGCAAAGTCGTTCATGGCTGAAACGCAAACTGAGCCGTGGATGGACAGGCCGTCAACTCCAATCTTCAGGCCTCATCGAGAGGAAGTTCACGCATCAACACAAATCCTTGACGGGGATCTGTTTGCGTTTGACGAGTGAGGATGGCTTTGCAGTGAGAATTCCAGTGTGCGCCTATGTGACGGGTGCCTACACGCATTGATTCATCAAAGCAAACTCAGCATGCGCACGATAAAAGATGAGTCCCCCGCAGCGATCTGCAGAGCCTTCACCCCAGGTCTGGCACTGAATCCATCTAGACTGTCAGAATACGGGTTGTACCGCTAGAGTGCCGTAAGCGAACACTCTCCCGCCAATCCAAGAAGAGGCTGGAGGATGCGGAGGGGGGCTCACGGTGGGCACGCTTTTATAATCCCTTCAACAGGCTGTTCAATCTTGTTGCCGTGCCGCAGAGAAGTCGTACCTATTCTTGAGGTTATTGTAGGCAAGGTGTTGGAACAGAGTATAACTGAGGTAAGACCTTACCCCGCCCGAACCCCTAAACTCTAAACGCGTTCTCTTGGCCTTGACCGAAATCAAAACAATGTGGGATTATGTTCCCCCTCTCCGTGGCCTTTTCCGGTCCTGTCTCGTAGGTCCTGGAAGAGGAAGAACTAGCTGCCCTTAAAAAGCAGCAGGATGAATACGAAAGGGCTCGCATGCTAGAATTGATCGAAGTGCAGCGCCTtgaagctgcagagagacggcgaagcgaagaaatAGTAAGCGCCCACACATGTAACAGTTATGAAGGCGTGCGCCAGCTACTGAAGTGATCACGCCCGTCTAGGATCGCTTGTAAAATTCCTGCTGGTGCGTATTAGCTGTGCCCTCGACTTCAGCGGGAGAGTTTAGGGTTAACCCTCCCGACCCGCGCAACAAAAGGAATGCCGAGCGTATTTGTTTTCTCGTGCTCCACCGGGATGTCTCTCTAACAGCAAAGGAGGAGAGCCCAGGCTGAGGCATGGCACGAAGTAAAACGGACGGCCTATCGAAAAATGTTAGCGATGGACTTCGCCGCGACTCATAGACGAGGGCGTTCCCAGTTGATTCTGCGGCAGCTCGCTGAGTCCGCGAACTTGTTTATGCATCCGAAGGTGGTAAGTAATCCTGCAGTCGGTCGCTGGATACGCTCGGAGGACGCGTGTTGCGTCTTGAAGTAACCGTGACGTCGCCTACTTTGTCCGTATAGCTGGGCAGCTGAAGAACTGTGCTGTCCGTATTCTCGTGTGGAGACAGGTTCTGCTAGCATTCGCTCGCTACGTGTATCCCTACGATATCACCATATGCAAGTCCGACTGCGATGATTTGATATGTGTTTCAATAGGGAGCTGTCTGTGTTAGTTTTTGGCCGTCGCTCCTGAAGCAGACCACCAGCCAGGTATGCTTTCCAGCCCCTGCGGCAAcaagccgcaggcgaggagttCCGTGTATACGCTAACAAACTCCAGGCACTGCCCTTGGTCGCACAAGGACaatcgccgtcgtctgctgcgtcgtccgcAGCACGCCGCTGCTCTGCAAGGCGTGTGCCTCTCTGGCTCTGTGAGGACAGGTGCTTACACTCGTTTGCGGTATGCCCTGCCTCGGGATCCCGTCTACCTAGTCACATGTCCCTGTCTGACTGACCGACCCGTGGTTCGCGGCATGCAGAAATAGATGACGCCTTCCACAAATAGTGTGTGTGCTCATATCGGTTCGGTTGTGTTCCAGGTTCGCCACCAAGAGGAAATAGTTGGAGCAATCGTTTCAGGTACAGTTCTTGTCGCGCAGCGCGTAGATCACGCGCTGGTGCGTCAAAAGCTGAAAGCGCTGGAACCGAGAATTTGGCCGCACTAGGGGAGCGAGCAACACCACCGCTGAGCATAACATGTGGCATGGGTTCGGTAAAAGGCGGCGTCCCCCCTCAGGCACAATCATGGAGCCTCGGTTCCTCATGTGCCCGTGCCT is a window encoding:
- a CDS encoding radial spoke protein 3 protein (encoded by transcript BESB_012770) — translated: MSETEFLSLLFPCAQPLLSRPPDADAEARRMRRQLQKAKAATADPFKRDRLLTPLPVSGRQHMQLQTEEHLIELTEHAKSFMAETQTEPWMDRPSTPIFRPHREEVHASTQILDGDLFAFDEEVVPILEVIVGKVLEQSITEVLEEEELAALKKQQDEYERARMLELIEVQRLEAAERRRSEEIQRRRAQAEAWHEVKRTAYRKMLAMDFAATHRRGRSQLILRQLAESANLFMHPKVGAVCVSFWPSLLKQTTSQVCFPAPAATSRRRGVPYSLRKRLLSDYAERDRDVERMVMEKQDEQRRVRLEQLRFKAERRARIKREAEEREEMQAVDTLEAEREWEIAEAARLEQEALEEARRAEEEALLEAERNANRAAGQQQWEGSEDGED